TCGACGAATACCGTAGAAAGATACTCGGTGATAAAGTAGACTCGATGACGTTCGATGACAGCTATGCAATCACACTCGAGATCAGTGCTTGTCAGTACTTTCCATGGCTGATCGAAGAGGCCAAGGTCGCAATTGAAAAGCAGGAACTCATGCCGGGGCGACTCATCAGAGTTCGAAAGATGAAAGAGCAAGAGGCGGACAATGATATCATAGCTTTTGCAGCAGCAATGCAGATCACAGGGTCGTCATACGTGGAGACCCTCGATACAAAGGGCACAGCACCAGGACCAGATGGCCTACCAGTCAACGTTCATCTTGGAGGCCCTGAAACGATCACAGGTTATTTTGGAGGGGTTGGCCAACCCAATGATTTTGCATTAAAGTGGATAGAGGAGTATCTCTATTATTATACAAAGTACGGCGTGAAACAGGTCCTGAATATTAACCCCGGGACGGTACTGATAGGATACATGATGCACAAACTTGGAATCGATATGGAGTTCAAGATCAGTGTGTACATGGGCAATGACAATCCATACGCATGCCTGTGGACACTGATGACAGCAAAGCTGTTCAGTCGCCCTGATGGAACAACCCCACTGATAGGCTTCAATCTCAGTAACTCTGTTGACAACAAGACAATCGAAATGGCGGCATATATCCGCAAGAGTTTCGGTTTCGAAGATGTTGTCAGAATCGAGCATCACATCACTGAGACCTACAAGAGTATCGTCCGTCAACCGTATGATAGGCTTCCAGAACTACTAGAGCTTGCAGACCATGTCAAGAACATCAGTGCAAAACATGAAGGCGCAGTCCCAGAGATCGATGCCAAACGGGAACACCCCAGCGACATCCTTGAGTATTTCTTGCCAATCGAGGACATCATTGCTCAAGGCCTGATGCCCAAGCTACAGATCAACTATCTTGACAAACATGATTCACTGAATCGAACTGCAAGAGAACTCACTAAACGTGGTCTGACGTTTCTTGCAGCACCATTACTACACAAATAGAGAATAATAGAGAGGGGAAAAAGGCCCCTCTCCTATTTTTATATATATGACTTTACATGTCAGGCTGAACGAGAGCGTCATATAGCTTCTCAAGACGATCCTTATGAGATAATTCCTCTCGCGCCAACATCTCAAAGACAGCCTTGTGACCAGAGTGCGAGGTCATCTCTGAGAGAATCCTGTAGAATTCATGAGCGTTATCTTCACGTTTGATAGCGACGACAAGAACGTCTTGAGGGGATGAGTCCGTATTGAGCGGAACATCTGCAAGATAGTCACGGAGCTTTTTCATTTCCAGTTCATCAATGGATACTTCGAAAGTGGAGCTGACACCATCCTTGAGAGCCGCCTCCAGTTTCTGCTTGTGGGACTCTTCCTGCTTCGCAAGCTCGTGGAGCAGTTTTGCAGAGGACTTGAGCTCTGCATCCTGAGCTGCATTGGTATAGAATTCGTATGCTTCTACTTCCCGCTCGATGGCGAGAGTGATCAATTGCTCGAAAGCATTCTGAACATTGTTCATAATTGTTCCCTCAGTAACCATAGTGGTCAACTTGTTAATAAGATGGCGATATGAACACGGCCATTAGGCTTATCACAATAGAAGACTAGATAGGTTGCGTATTAATTCTCGTAGTTGGTGATTGTTATGAAATTGTGGAGTAATGATTTTGAGAATGGATCACCGATTCCTGACAGATGTGCGTATCGTCGAGAGAACAAGAGTCCGCATCTGGCGTGGGACGAGGCCCCTATGGAAACTAAGAGCTTTGCACTCATCTGTAATGATCCAGATGCACCTGTTGGTGACTGGATCCACTGGTTAGTACATAGCATTCCTGCTGACGCAAGAGAGATCCCTACAGGAGGCCCCGTGAGCGGGATAGAGATCACGAATGATTTTGGAACATCTGGATGGGGAGGCCCGGCCCCACCATCAGGAACACACCGGTACTTTTTCACACTCTATGCACTTGATGTGCCAAGTTTAGAAGGCGCCACAAAATCCAATTTCAAGAACCTATGCGAGACTCACAAGATAGCCACTGCACAAATCATGGGGACCTATTCAAAAAGATAAAGAGGGGTATCGCTCTCGCCACTTCCAATACGATTAAAACGAGATATATTAACTATGTTGAATTAGGAATGATAATGATGACAGCCCCACCATTAATGGAGATCATTGGTCTAAGAGTAGAAGTCAAAGGTATGCCAATTCTACGAGGTGTTGACCTCAGCTTCGAACAAGGAAAAGTCTATGCGATCCTTGGGCCAAATGCCTCTGGAAAGTCAACATTGGCAAAGGCAATCATGGGACTTCCAGAGTATGAGATAAAGGGGGGCGATATTCGATTTGGAGGCCAATCGATACTCGACAAGACTATCACAGAACGGGCACAACTCGGAATCGCCTATGCGTTTCAGGCACCGCCCACAATATCGGGTGTGACACTTGAGGACTTTATCTGTCGCATATGCCCAGAGTATGTAAGTAGAACCCCTGACGGCCATCTAATGGCCGAATCCTGCCCCTGCAGGAAAGATCTCTATGGGGATTTCGATAGGTTAGGAATTAGCAATCTGGCCAGTCGAGATCTCAATGATGGGTTTTCGGGTGGTGAGATGAAACGAAGCGAGCTCTTTCAGGTCCTCTCGATGCGACCCAAGATCATGTTTCTTGATGAACCCGATAGTGGCCTTGACTACGACTCGCTCAAGATCGTTGGGCGCGAGCTGAAGGCAATAAAAGATGAGAAAAAGAGTACTATGGTGATTATTAGTCATCACAGATACATACTCGAGTTTCTAGAGGTCGATCAGGTCTATATCCTTCAGCAAGGGCGTCTCGCATATACAGGAGATATGAGCATCATACCTCAACTTGAGGAAAAGGGGTATGAACAGTTCTTAGAACAGATTCCCGCATAAGGAGGCCGATGAATGACTGACATAAAGGACCTAAAAAAGAGAGCAGAGAGAGCACTTGGAAGAACCTCGGCCTATGGTGATGATATTGACCTCTCGGAGTTCACGTTTTCAGATACCGAGCCGAGATCGATAGGCGTAGATGGAATTCCTGAAGAGGACCGGTCTCTTGCAGAGGAAGTGGGATTTGATACGTCACAGAGGCAAGTGTCCGGATCATATATGCAATTTGATAATGAGAGCATCCTTGCAGATGTACTCATCAAGCAGGAGGGACTGGAGGTCATTCCAACCCATGAGGCCCTTAAGAAATACGATTGGGCGTGGGACTATCTATGGAATGCGGTTCCTGTTGATGCGGACAAGTACACTGCAATTAGCGAGTTGCAGCAGTATGATGGCTATTTCATAAGAGCCATGGAAGGCGCCATAATCGAGATGCCGGTACAGACCTGCCTTGTCATTAAGAAGGGGCATTCAGTTCAGAATGTACACAATATCGTCATAGCAGAACCTGATTCGGAGCTTCATATTATCACAGGATGTGCAACCCCAAGTGACTTGGAACGCTCGTTGCATCTTGGGGTCTCAGAGTTCTATGTAAAGAAGAATGCAAAACTGACATTCACCATGGTTCACAAATGGAACGAGTCTGTAGATGTGCGGCCACGTTCAGGTACGATAGTTGAGGAGAATGGCGTCTTCATCTCCAGCTACGCAATCCTGAGCCCTGCACGTACACTCCAGACCTATCCAAAGGTCAGACTCGTTGGCCGTAATGCGCGGGCGGATCTCTATTCTGTGGTCTATGGCACCAAAGACTCAAAGTATGACGTTGGTGGTGCACTCATTCTTGAGGCACCTGGCACAGGAGGCAAAGTAGTATCACGTTCCATCGCCACAGAACATTCCGAAATCATTGCCAGAGGCGAGTTGGTAGGGAAAGTGAATAGAGTACGGGCCAGACTGGAGTGTAATGGACTGCTTCTTAGCGAGAATGCACGAATTGGCGCGGTCCCTATGCTTGATGCCGTTGCAGAGGGCGTTGAACTCAGCCATGAGGCGACAGTAGGGAAGGTGGGTGCCGATCAGTTGAACTATCTAATGGCACGAGGACTGACCGAAGAAGAGGCAACCTCGCTCATCGTCAGAGGATTTATGCATTTGAAGGCACCAGATCTACCAGCACCTCTGCAGAAAGCGATAGATGATGCAGTGAAAATGACCCTTGAAAAGGGACTGTGACGGAGTTAGACACGACTATAAGATAGTTCATATCATTCATCGGCAGATGACGACTATTCCAATAGGTGCATTTATTGGGAGTATAGTTTTGACTATCAGTGAAGTCCCCCTCAACATATGGAGTGTCATCAAGAGAAATGACATCTATCCAAGATATCCAGGCCCAATCAATTAATGCAATCCGCTTTCTCTCGGCGGATGCAATTCAGACTGCGAACTCCGGACACCCCGGCATATGCATGGGAGCAGCAGCCCTGACGTATGCACTCTGGACCAGACATCTACGGTTCAATCCACACGATCCCGGCTGGCCAGATCGAGACCGCTTTGTCCTATCTGGTGGCCACGGTTCAATGTTGCTGTATGCCATGCTCCACCTGACGGGATATGATATCAGTCTCGACCAGATCAAAAGGTTCAGGCAATGGGGAAGTATCACTCCCGGCCATCCGGAATACAAACACACACCAGGGGTCGAGGTGACTACTGGTCCTCTCGGACAGGGGGTGGGCAATGCAGTGGGCATGGCAATTGCTGAGGCACATCTTGCGGCCATATTTAATCGGCCAGGCCATTCAGTCATCGATCATTACACCTATGCGCTTGTGACAGATGGAGATCTGATGGAGGGAATATCATCAGAGGCTGCGTCGATAGCAGGCCACCTGAAACTTGGTAAGCTCATTTTTCTCTATGATGACAACAACATCTCTATTGATGGCACAACGGACCTCACATTCACCGAGAATGTGGGCGCCCGATTCGAGTCATTTGGGTGGCATGTCCAGACGATCACTAATGGGAATGATGTTAATGCTGTGGATGAGGCGATCACAAAAGCAAAGACCGACCCGAGACCATCCATCATTATCTGTAAGACCCACATAGGCTACGGTCTTCCGACAAAACAAGACTCGGCGGAATCACATGGTGCTCCTCCGGGAGAGGAAGAGTTGAGCGGAGCCAAGAAGAAGCTTGGCTGGCCCGATAAGATGTTCTATGTTCCGGAAGAGGTCTACGAACATTTCAGGGAGGCTATCCCACGGGGCGAGACCCTGAAACATCAATGGGAGAAACGATTCGCAAAATATGAAGACAAATACCCCGACCTTGCTAGGGAGCTCAAGAGGCGTCTAGAAGGAAAGTTGCCAGAGGGATGGGAGGAGAAGATTCCCTCATTTGAGGCCTCAGAAAAGGGGACTGCAACACGCAATGCGTCAGGCAAGGTGATCAATGCAATAGCATCAGTCGTCACGGAATTAGTAGGAGGCTCTGCGGATCTCACGCCGTCAAACA
This region of Candidatus Thorarchaeota archaeon genomic DNA includes:
- a CDS encoding ferritin family protein codes for the protein MVTEGTIMNNVQNAFEQLITLAIEREVEAYEFYTNAAQDAELKSSAKLLHELAKQEESHKQKLEAALKDGVSSTFEVSIDELEMKKLRDYLADVPLNTDSSPQDVLVVAIKREDNAHEFYRILSEMTSHSGHKAVFEMLAREELSHKDRLEKLYDALVQPDM
- a CDS encoding YbhB/YbcL family Raf kinase inhibitor-like protein; this encodes MKLWSNDFENGSPIPDRCAYRRENKSPHLAWDEAPMETKSFALICNDPDAPVGDWIHWLVHSIPADAREIPTGGPVSGIEITNDFGTSGWGGPAPPSGTHRYFFTLYALDVPSLEGATKSNFKNLCETHKIATAQIMGTYSKR
- the sufC gene encoding Fe-S cluster assembly ATPase SufC, with the translated sequence MIMMTAPPLMEIIGLRVEVKGMPILRGVDLSFEQGKVYAILGPNASGKSTLAKAIMGLPEYEIKGGDIRFGGQSILDKTITERAQLGIAYAFQAPPTISGVTLEDFICRICPEYVSRTPDGHLMAESCPCRKDLYGDFDRLGISNLASRDLNDGFSGGEMKRSELFQVLSMRPKIMFLDEPDSGLDYDSLKIVGRELKAIKDEKKSTMVIISHHRYILEFLEVDQVYILQQGRLAYTGDMSIIPQLEEKGYEQFLEQIPA
- a CDS encoding SufD family Fe-S cluster assembly protein: MTDIKDLKKRAERALGRTSAYGDDIDLSEFTFSDTEPRSIGVDGIPEEDRSLAEEVGFDTSQRQVSGSYMQFDNESILADVLIKQEGLEVIPTHEALKKYDWAWDYLWNAVPVDADKYTAISELQQYDGYFIRAMEGAIIEMPVQTCLVIKKGHSVQNVHNIVIAEPDSELHIITGCATPSDLERSLHLGVSEFYVKKNAKLTFTMVHKWNESVDVRPRSGTIVEENGVFISSYAILSPARTLQTYPKVRLVGRNARADLYSVVYGTKDSKYDVGGALILEAPGTGGKVVSRSIATEHSEIIARGELVGKVNRVRARLECNGLLLSENARIGAVPMLDAVAEGVELSHEATVGKVGADQLNYLMARGLTEEEATSLIVRGFMHLKAPDLPAPLQKAIDDAVKMTLEKGL
- the tkt gene encoding transketolase, encoding MTSIQDIQAQSINAIRFLSADAIQTANSGHPGICMGAAALTYALWTRHLRFNPHDPGWPDRDRFVLSGGHGSMLLYAMLHLTGYDISLDQIKRFRQWGSITPGHPEYKHTPGVEVTTGPLGQGVGNAVGMAIAEAHLAAIFNRPGHSVIDHYTYALVTDGDLMEGISSEAASIAGHLKLGKLIFLYDDNNISIDGTTDLTFTENVGARFESFGWHVQTITNGNDVNAVDEAITKAKTDPRPSIIICKTHIGYGLPTKQDSAESHGAPPGEEELSGAKKKLGWPDKMFYVPEEVYEHFREAIPRGETLKHQWEKRFAKYEDKYPDLARELKRRLEGKLPEGWEEKIPSFEASEKGTATRNASGKVINAIASVVTELVGGSADLTPSNKTAIASSRPLSPDSLDGRNIHYGVREHSMGAIVNGMAVHGGIIPFSGTFFIFSDYMRPPIRLSAMSRYPSIWVFSHDSIGLGEDGPTHQPIEQLATLRAIPGLCVIRPADANEVAEAWRIAIRNRDGPTVLVFTRQKVPILDRSRYAPAEGVKRGAYVLADIGDGDPEIILIASGSEVHLITEAADVLASEGTTVRVVSFPSWELFKKQPREYQDTVLPPKAKKRLAVEAGVSMGWEQWIGPEGRMISIEEFGKSAPYQVLFEKFGFTVDNVLTHARELLGQ